GAGGAGGAACCTCCGACCCCACTAGAGGCCCAAGCACAATCGGGAGCCAAAAACAGTACAACAAAGAAAGTTAAGGACTCCCTAGGAAGAAAGTTCCACCTGAAATAACTGGATTATACCGTCTACCAGTTCTCATATAATCTGCATTCCCATATGTActtgatcttttttttcttatatTATTGTGTTATTAGAACTATAACTATAATAATAACTATGCCAAGTTACCCTTACCTCGGATATTATCTTGACTAAAAGCTTAACAAGAAGTTTCAAGCTACCAGTATAAAGTACTCATACAATGTAAAGGTGTCCAACTTTTCTTTAGTTGTGAGTTCTTTGACTATTGTTGATGTTTATTTATGGGTTCTTTGAGCCCATTATCTGGCCTGTTTCCAGAGAGAAACAATATTCAAGTTATAGGATCTCAAGGTGACAGTTACGAGGAGTCGATTATACCAGATGACAATGATAAAATCTCAAATTCATTCGATAGTATCAATACTGAAATATTGAAGCGCATAATCaataatgaagatttacatGGATTAGCAGGATATCAAGATAAAATACAGGATCAACGATTTTATTTAGTGGATAAGTATTctcaagagaagaagaaagagaaggCGACCATCATTGGTACGAGCCCTGTACAATCCCTTAGTGAATTTGATAGCAGTGACTTTGCCAAGTACAACAGGAAAATGGCTAGAGAGTATGAATTAAGAGATAAAGTAGAAAGTTTGCTTCGACAGCAAGACAGTAGAGATGTTCAAGTATTAAATGAAGGTTCATTACATGAGAATTACTCTGCAGGTGAAGATCTGGGGGATAATGTTAAAGATAAGAAATGTAataaattaaagaaatttacaGATTCATTAATGCTTAACTCAACCAAGAAACATAATGTAGACTCTTCATCAGGAACTCTCTCAAGATCAACTTCGACTAAAACTTATGTGATAGATGACGCTAGTGTGAGAAATGTTGccattgatgaaggtaCTGTACCCGTGGGTAAGCATGATCCAGAGAATACATTTGAGCTTTCTTTTTCTGAAGATAGTGGCGGTAAGAATGGTCGTCATCTAATGGCTGATTTAGagaatttattttttggAACCGGTGATTCTCATCATATACAAAGGAAGCTGAGGGTTAGACACATTCAAATGATTGGTATCGGTGCATGTCTTGGTGTGGGTATCTTCCTTACTTCAGGTAAAGCTTTCTCCATTGCTGGTCCCTTCGGAACTCTTTTAGGATTTAGTCTTTCGGGAAGCATAGTCTTAGCTACTTTGCTTTCCTTTACTGAACTTTCCACTCTCATTCCATTATCTTCAGGATTTTCAGGATTAGCCTCTAGATTTGTGGAGGATGCATTTGGGTTCGCTTTGGGTTGGACCTATTGGTTTTCGTGCATGATAACTATGCCTACACAAGTAGTGGCGTGTACTTtctatttgaaatatttcgATAGTctgaatttgaataaagGTGCCATTGCAGGATTTGCTACGCTTTTCATGCTTTATGCGGTTTTGGTCAATTTGTTAGATGTTAGGCTCATGGGCGAAATAGTTTACATTACTGGATTaattaaaattattatcTCCATAATAATGATTCTAGCGATGGTGATTCTTAACTCCGGCACAGGTACGAAGTATGATCGAGTTGGATTCAGATTTTGGGATTCATCTAagtcttcttcaaatctcACCTACGGTTTGTTTCGTCCCACTTTTGATTTGAACGATATCGGAGATGGAAGTACTAAGGGAATCGAAGGTTCAGGTGGTAGATTTCTCGCATTAGCATCCACCATGCTAATATCTACATTCGCATATACAGGGGTCGAAATGGCGTTTGTCGCTAGTGGTGAAGCCATAAATCCAAGAAAGACTATCCCCTCAGCCACAAAGAGAACATTTTGCATCGTTCTTGTCATTTACGTTTTCACTATCTTTTCAGTAAGCATCAACATATACTGTGGTGACCCAAGGCTACAGCCTTATTTTACTGGTTCTTACAGTGCACGTTATCAAGCTGTTCAAAGGGGGGTTGGAAGCCAATGGCAATTAAGCCATAAATGTCATACCAATATTCCTTATAGCACAAAAGATCCCGTGGACCACAATTCGAGCCCCTGGGTCTTAGCATTGCAAAACTTTGGTCTATGTACATTTGCCGCTGTTTTCAATGGgattttaatctttttcacttcaGGTGCAGAGATATCTTCTTTGTTTAGTAGTTCCAGAACTCTTTATTCTATGGCAGTCCAGAGGAAAGCACCTactattttccaaagatgTAATAAGAGAGGAGTGCCTTACGTTTCAGTAATATTTTCGGGTATGTTTGGTGTTGTTGGTTATTTAGCGGTTGATAGTGGTGctgtggaaaatttcaacgtTCTCTCCAACATGTCGAGTGCTAGTACTTCCATCATCTGGATGGGACTTAATGTCTCATTTTTAAGGTTTTATTACGCACTAAAGACCAGAAGAGATATCATATCAAGAGACGAAAAATCCTATCCGTATCGTTCACCTTTTCAACCCTATCTAGCCTTCTATGGGCTCTTTGGTTGCTGTCTATTCATAATATTTATGGGATTCACCAACTTCATTCATCACTTCTGGAACGTGAAATCGTTCTTTTCGGCATATGGTGGTCTCATACTATTTGTTGTCTGCTACCTTGGTTACAAAATGATTGGCACTTCCAAGATTCAGCGGCTGGATCAGCTGGATATGGATACTGGTAGACGTGAAATGGACAGAGTAATATGGAATGAATACAGACAGTATTCAGGGCCTTATCGTGAAAGATTAAAatatcttttcaattggttatTCTAATACTACTCACTAATAATCCAAGTCCAATAGTGACTGAGTATACTAGTGGGTGACACTTTGTATATTTGTACTTTTGAACggagttgaaatttttttgtaGGAGCGATGAGCTGCGATGAGCTGCGATGAGCTGCGATAAGCTTCAACTGTTAATGAATTAATATCAGATTAAGAAACCGGCTGATAGACCTCCATCATCTACTATCTACCTTCATTATGAGTGATTTAAATTCTGCTATTGAACAAGCAAGGCGATCTCTCGAAATCCATGATTCTAAAGCAGCTCTTAAAATATTAAAACCTTTTAAAAAATCGttaaaaaatgaaaatgcaTCTAATGTAATACTGTATCAATTATTTGCAGATGCTTATTTAGAAAATGGTCAATTGGATAAGGCCTATCCACTGTTATATCACGCATGTGAAATTGATCTAAATGGTGAGCAGGGAGGTTCAGAGAAATTCTTTATGTTGGGTCAAGCAACAGGTGGTGAAGACGGTATCAAACTGATCTTCCAAGGTCTGGAGAATATCTCCAAGAAGGCAGGGGATAACATTACACAGGAACAAGTTGATAAAATTGTGGATGGTCTTCTAACCACCATTGAAATCTGGATGACAGATCTATGCATGGAACCAAATGCTGAAACTGAATGCGAAGAATTAATTGGTAGAGCAATGGAAATATCTGAGGGCAAATCACCCGAAGTTTGGGCTACATTGGGATCAATACGTATATCGCAACAGAGGTACAGTGAAGCTTGTGAGGCCTTTGTCAATTCATGGAAATTTTTCGAGATAAAGAAGCAAGACATTGAAGCAGCAATTAGAAATAATGAGAATTCGTCTCATGAGCAATACGCACAGTTAGTACAACCACTTTTATCATTGGCAAAGATGTGCGTCGAAATGGGTCTTTACGAAATCTCACTGCAAATTTTAGGAGCTGTAAAggatgttgatgaagacAATCTAGAATCTTATTATTTGGAAGGCTTTACATTTTACTTAATGggtaaattggaattgttTAAACAGACTCATCCGGATGCCAATGTTAATGCTGATAACATTTACGAATTTAATGAACATTTCCAAGAACTACCACTAGATTTGAATAACGAATCGATTACAGAAATAATACAAGACGCTAAATTATCATTGAGTTTTGCATCCAAATTAGCACAGAACGCTGAACCTGACGATGAATTAGCCCAAGAATTATACGCGGGTTCAATTCAAGTATTGTCAGAAATCGGTGGACCTCTAGATGACAGTGAATTGATTAAGATAAAgaaaggtgaagatgatgatggaaACGAGGAGGAACAAGATATTGAGTTCGAAGACGGAGAATAGTTTTTAAATTTCGTTCCTCTTTCTAAATCCCTAAAACATAGTATATATAATAGCACACAGTACAGTCTcatttttctatttttgTTCAATAGATCTTAAACTTCCCGTTACATCAGGTCAACTATTCGATGACGAGGATATCTTAAGTTTATCAGCGAAGTCCCCTTGGAAGTGATCGATATCTTCCCATTGGTCATTATCCTCATGATTCGAATCATTTTGCTGAATTTTACCGTTACCATTACTGTCCTCATgatgttcttcttcattaccaattgattcttgttgatttggattagaaattgaatttgtaTTCGAATTTGATGATGGATCTTGCATACCTTGTATGATGAAATGCGTCAAATAAAATGGTCTCGCCGTATCTTGGAACCCTTCCTCATATTCAGCCCAAttttcgtcatcttcattggCATAAGtaacaaattcttcaggtACTAATCCAGTTTTGGTTCTATTCTGATTCTCAGCAACTAGCCAACCTTGCCCATGTCTATAGCTAATAAAAACAACATCGccttcttgtaattctaaCTCATTATCGTTCTCCGGCTCAAAATCATATAATGCCACTGCCAATCGATTTATCACGTAATCCGTTGGCAAAACAATACTTTGCCTTCTATTCTCATACCGTTGGTCGTCATCATGTTCAGCTTCTTCCTTGTAAGGTACATCTGATATATCGGTCTCTGGCTCCAACTCCAATCCCTCGAAATCTTCAGTATACCCATGGTATAAAGGATCTGATGGTTCGTATGCAAAATCTTTAATAGATATATATCCGGAATCTTGAGATCCTATACTCTGTTCACCCATTGAGAGCTGTGACAATCgctgttgttggtggtgttgtTGGCGTTGTTCATCTTGCGGCACTGAATGTTCATTTGGTTTTGATCGATCTTCTAATATACCATCCTGATCC
The genomic region above belongs to Zygosaccharomyces rouxii strain CBS732 chromosome F complete sequence and contains:
- the NBP2 gene encoding adaptor protein NBP2 (similar to uniprot|Q12163 Saccharomyces cerevisiae YDR162C NBP2 Protein involved in the HOG (high osmolarity glycerol) pathway negatively regulates Hog1p by recruitment of phosphatase Ptc1p the Pbs2p-Hog1p complex found in the nucleus and cytoplasm contains an SH3 domain that binds Pbs2p) is translated as MVRATRDHNHNRMDQDGILEDRSKPNEHSVPQDEQRQQHHQQQRLSQLSMGEQSIGSQDSGYISIKDFAYEPSDPLYHGYTEDFEGLELEPETDISDVPYKEEAEHDDDQRYENRRQSIVLPTDYVINRLAVALYDFEPENDNELELQEGDVVFISYRHGQGWLVAENQNRTKTGLVPEEFVTYANEDDENWAEYEEGFQDTARPFYLTHFIIQGMQDPSSNSNTNSISNPNQQESIGNEEEHHEDSNGNGKIQQNDSNHEDNDQWEDIDHFQGDFADKLKISSSSNS
- the ACL4 gene encoding Acl4p (similar to uniprot|Q03771 Saccharomyces cerevisiae YDR161W interacts with PP2C) — protein: MSDLNSAIEQARRSLEIHDSKAALKILKPFKKSLKNENASNVILYQLFADAYLENGQLDKAYPLLYHACEIDLNGEQGGSEKFFMLGQATGGEDGIKLIFQGLENISKKAGDNITQEQVDKIVDGLLTTIEIWMTDLCMEPNAETECEELIGRAMEISEGKSPEVWATLGSIRISQQRYSEACEAFVNSWKFFEIKKQDIEAAIRNNENSSHEQYAQLVQPLLSLAKMCVEMGLYEISLQILGAVKDVDEDNLESYYLEGFTFYLMGKLELFKQTHPDANVNADNIYEFNEHFQELPLDLNNESITEIIQDAKLSLSFASKLAQNAEPDDELAQELYAGSIQVLSEIGGPLDDSELIKIKKGEDDDGNEEEQDIEFEDGE
- the SSY1 gene encoding Ssy1p (similar to uniprot|Q03770 Saccharomyces cerevisiae YDR160W SSY1 Component of the SPS plasma membrane amino acid sensor system (Ssy1p-Ptr3p-Ssy5p) which senses external amino acid concentration and transmits intracellular signals that result in regulation of expression of amino acid permease genes), yielding MGSLSPLSGLFPERNNIQVIGSQGDSYEESIIPDDNDKISNSFDSINTEILKRIINNEDLHGLAGYQDKIQDQRFYLVDKYSQEKKKEKATIIGTSPVQSLSEFDSSDFAKYNRKMAREYELRDKVESLLRQQDSRDVQVLNEGSLHENYSAGEDLGDNVKDKKCNKLKKFTDSLMLNSTKKHNVDSSSGTLSRSTSTKTYVIDDASVRNVAIDEGTVPVGKHDPENTFELSFSEDSGGKNGRHLMADLENLFFGTGDSHHIQRKLRVRHIQMIGIGACLGVGIFLTSGKAFSIAGPFGTLLGFSLSGSIVLATLLSFTELSTLIPLSSGFSGLASRFVEDAFGFALGWTYWFSCMITMPTQVVACTFYLKYFDSLNLNKGAIAGFATLFMLYAVLVNLLDVRLMGEIVYITGLIKIIISIIMILAMVILNSGTGTKYDRVGFRFWDSSKSSSNLTYGLFRPTFDLNDIGDGSTKGIEGSGGRFLALASTMLISTFAYTGVEMAFVASGEAINPRKTIPSATKRTFCIVLVIYVFTIFSVSINIYCGDPRLQPYFTGSYSARYQAVQRGVGSQWQLSHKCHTNIPYSTKDPVDHNSSPWVLALQNFGLCTFAAVFNGILIFFTSGAEISSLFSSSRTLYSMAVQRKAPTIFQRCNKRGVPYVSVIFSGMFGVVGYLAVDSGAVENFNVLSNMSSASTSIIWMGLNVSFLRFYYALKTRRDIISRDEKSYPYRSPFQPYLAFYGLFGCCLFIIFMGFTNFIHHFWNVKSFFSAYGGLILFVVCYLGYKMIGTSKIQRLDQLDMDTGRREMDRVIWNEYRQYSGPYRERLKYLFNWLF